From the genome of Psychroserpens ponticola, one region includes:
- a CDS encoding NUDIX hydrolase — MNFNTFLKSISKIKNIELPGEASQIKMSPPYRLELMERNRELMKTAKQAAVLALFYPNENNETYLILILRKTYKGVHSAQVGFPGGKLEENDSDLKMTALRETYEEVGVQVENVKVLKQMTPMYIPPSNFTVHPFFGITQSTPSFIKQDSEVEDLIEVSLSHFLDESIVIKTSVPTSYEVNIEVPAFKLNDHVVWGATAMMLSEVKDLLKKVL; from the coding sequence ATGAATTTCAATACATTTTTAAAATCAATATCAAAAATAAAAAATATAGAACTTCCAGGAGAAGCTTCTCAGATTAAAATGTCTCCTCCATATCGTTTGGAGCTAATGGAACGCAACAGGGAATTGATGAAAACAGCTAAACAAGCTGCAGTATTAGCCCTGTTTTATCCAAATGAGAATAATGAGACGTATCTCATTTTAATTTTAAGAAAAACCTATAAAGGCGTTCATTCGGCACAAGTAGGATTTCCTGGTGGGAAATTAGAAGAAAATGATTCAGATTTAAAGATGACCGCTCTGCGAGAAACCTATGAAGAGGTTGGTGTTCAAGTTGAAAACGTAAAAGTGTTAAAACAAATGACACCAATGTATATTCCACCAAGTAATTTTACGGTACATCCTTTTTTTGGCATCACTCAAAGCACACCGAGTTTTATCAAACAAGACTCTGAAGTCGAAGATCTTATTGAAGTTTCGCTTTCTCATTTTTTAGATGAATCTATTGTTATTAAAACCTCTGTGCCTACATCTTATGAAGTAAATATTGAGGTGCCCGCTTTTAAACTTAATGATCATGTGGTTTGGGGAGCAACAGCAATGATGCTAAGTGAAGTAAAAGACTTGTTAAAAAAGGTGCTGTAA